In Asanoa sp. WMMD1127, one genomic interval encodes:
- a CDS encoding HSP90 family protein has product MDAHRTFQVDLAGLVDLLSHHLYASPRVYVRELLQNAVDAITARRLAEPGAPGVVAIETTGDGLRVTDSGVGLTRAQVHELLATIGRSSKRDDLGFARHEFLGQFGIGLLSCFLVAREIVVLTRAAGGETVRWTGYDDGRYLVETVDEERPVGTTVTLVPRPGAQSWFGPTTVLELARLYGDQLPVEVTVDGTPTTGPVVSAPWESGGGRAWTAYAERTMGLTPFDVIPLSVPEAGLTGAAFVMPQALNPAHRGGHRVYLKRMLLAESAEGLLPDWAFFARCVVDTSELRPTASREALYEDGLLDSTREALGDQLRGWLVRLARTDPRRLGEFLHVHHLGVKALALHDDVMLDLVATWWPMETNVGRMTLREFGERHGVIRYSATTDQFRQLAGVAAAQDLALVNAGYTYDTEIIERLAQVERGVRIERLDPSDLATRFETLDPGVEIGLRGFAVAAQRAMDRLGCEVVLRAFDPATVPALYLVDRETAFRQELRATRDKADPVWADVLSALDDRRADTRPQLVLNHRNALVRRVIVLPAADLVELAVEALYGQALLLGYHPIRPADAALLNRSFLGLLDRAVPTEEGGA; this is encoded by the coding sequence ATGGACGCTCACCGCACCTTCCAGGTCGACCTCGCCGGCCTGGTCGACCTGCTCAGCCACCATCTCTACGCCAGCCCGCGGGTCTACGTCCGCGAGCTGCTGCAGAACGCCGTCGACGCGATCACCGCCCGCCGCCTGGCCGAGCCGGGCGCGCCGGGCGTGGTGGCGATCGAGACCACCGGCGACGGCCTGCGGGTCACCGACTCCGGCGTGGGCCTGACCCGGGCCCAGGTGCACGAGCTGCTCGCCACGATCGGCCGCAGCTCCAAACGCGACGACCTCGGGTTCGCCCGCCACGAGTTCCTCGGGCAGTTCGGCATCGGCCTGCTCTCGTGCTTCCTGGTCGCGCGGGAGATCGTCGTGCTGACCCGGGCGGCCGGCGGCGAGACGGTCCGGTGGACCGGCTACGACGACGGGCGCTACCTGGTCGAGACCGTCGACGAGGAGCGGCCCGTCGGCACCACCGTCACGCTGGTGCCGCGGCCGGGGGCGCAGAGCTGGTTCGGGCCGACCACGGTGCTCGAGCTGGCCCGGCTCTACGGCGACCAGCTCCCGGTCGAGGTCACCGTCGACGGCACGCCGACCACGGGTCCGGTCGTCAGCGCGCCGTGGGAGTCCGGTGGCGGGCGCGCCTGGACGGCGTACGCCGAACGCACCATGGGCCTGACCCCCTTCGACGTGATCCCGCTGTCGGTGCCCGAGGCCGGCCTGACCGGGGCCGCGTTCGTCATGCCGCAGGCGCTCAACCCGGCCCACCGCGGCGGCCACCGGGTCTACCTCAAGCGTATGCTGCTCGCCGAGAGCGCCGAAGGCCTGCTGCCGGACTGGGCGTTCTTCGCCCGCTGCGTGGTCGACACGAGCGAGCTGCGCCCGACCGCCAGCCGCGAGGCGCTCTACGAGGACGGCCTGCTCGACAGCACCCGCGAGGCGCTCGGCGACCAGCTGCGCGGCTGGCTGGTCCGGCTGGCCCGCACCGACCCGCGCCGGCTGGGCGAGTTCCTCCACGTGCACCATTTGGGCGTCAAGGCGCTGGCGCTGCACGACGACGTGATGCTCGACCTGGTCGCGACCTGGTGGCCGATGGAGACCAACGTCGGCCGGATGACGCTGCGCGAGTTCGGCGAGCGGCACGGCGTGATCCGCTACAGCGCCACCACCGACCAGTTCCGGCAGCTCGCCGGCGTCGCCGCCGCGCAGGACCTGGCGCTGGTCAACGCCGGCTACACCTACGACACCGAGATCATCGAGCGGCTGGCCCAGGTCGAGCGGGGTGTCCGGATCGAGCGCCTCGACCCGAGCGACCTGGCCACCCGGTTCGAGACCCTCGACCCGGGCGTCGAGATCGGTCTGCGCGGGTTCGCCGTCGCCGCGCAGCGGGCCATGGACCGCCTCGGTTGCGAGGTGGTGCTGCGGGCCTTCGACCCGGCCACCGTGCCGGCGCTCTACCTGGTCGACCGCGAGACCGCGTTCCGGCAGGAGCTGCGGGCCACCCGCGACAAGGCCGACCCGGTCTGGGCCGACGTGCTGTCGGCGCTCGACGACCGGCGGGCCGACACCCGGCCGCAGCTCGTGCTCAACCACCGCAACGCGCTGGTCCGCCGGGTCATCGTGCTGCCCGCCGCCGACCTGGTCGAGCTCGCCGTCGAGGCGCTCTACGGCCAGGCGCTGCTGCTCGGCTACCACCCCATCCGCCCGGCCGACGCCGCCCTGCTCAACCGCTCGTTCCTGGGGCTGCTCGACCGCGCCGTGCCCACCGAGGAGGGCGGCGCGTGA
- a CDS encoding Crp/Fnr family transcriptional regulator encodes MADDSARAFTATLSRCPLFRGLPPGALADLSAQVTPFTVSPGSILWNQGDEPLDLVVVQSGLLCEFQPSASGRRSVLHVKGPPHAVGDIAVFDRRPHLAAVETLRESVILAIPAEPVVALAAASVTLTQNVITQFAGHVRSLAEQRADLMILDLARRVAKALLRMARHSDPMTVDIGVTVLANLAGGARQSVSAVLSRLERRGWLALEPGRILLLDVAALRRYVGLAATNAPTEPRDTVPPLAG; translated from the coding sequence ATGGCCGACGATTCCGCGCGCGCCTTCACCGCCACGCTGTCCCGGTGCCCGCTGTTCCGCGGGCTGCCGCCGGGCGCCCTGGCCGACCTGTCGGCGCAGGTGACGCCGTTCACCGTGAGCCCCGGTTCGATCCTCTGGAACCAGGGCGACGAGCCGCTGGACCTGGTCGTGGTGCAGAGCGGGCTGCTCTGCGAGTTCCAGCCCAGCGCCTCCGGTCGCCGCTCGGTGCTCCATGTCAAAGGCCCGCCGCACGCGGTCGGCGACATCGCCGTATTCGACCGCCGCCCCCATCTCGCGGCCGTGGAAACACTCCGGGAAAGCGTCATTCTCGCGATTCCCGCGGAACCGGTGGTCGCGCTGGCCGCCGCCTCGGTCACGCTCACCCAGAACGTCATCACGCAATTCGCGGGGCACGTGCGGAGCCTGGCCGAACAACGCGCGGACCTGATGATTCTCGACCTGGCCCGCCGCGTCGCGAAGGCGCTGTTGCGAATGGCCCGCCACAGCGACCCGATGACCGTCGACATCGGCGTGACGGTGTTGGCCAACCTGGCCGGCGGCGCACGCCAGTCGGTCAGCGCGGTGCTGTCGCGCCTCGAACGCCGCGGCTGGCTCGCCCTCGAACCGGGCCGCATCCTCCTGCTCGACGTCGCCGCCCTCCGCCGCTACGTCGGCCTGGCCGCGACCAACGCGCCGACCGAGCCGCGCGACACGGTGCCGCCGCTGGCGGGATGA
- the ppk2 gene encoding polyphosphate kinase 2 translates to MSAEDTPDLLHRFDGYQVLDDDDDDPVLVKADGEVVDTWRENYPYEERLDRADYEREKRLLQIELLKLQNWIKANDQRLVILFEGRDAAGKGGTIKRFMEHLNPRGARVVALEKPSEREQTQWYFQRYVAHLPAAREMVLFDRSWYNRAGVERVMGYCTRAEYLEFMRETPELERMLVRSGINLVKFWFSVTRHEQRTRFLIRQVDPVRQWKLSPTDLASLDKWDDYTEAKEAMFFYTHTADAPWTMIKSNDKKRARLAAMRYVLKKFDYDNKDEEIVNTPDPLIVGSASELFEDGEPPAKAFTGF, encoded by the coding sequence ATGAGCGCGGAAGACACCCCGGACCTGCTGCACCGGTTCGACGGATATCAGGTGCTCGACGACGACGATGACGACCCGGTGCTGGTCAAGGCCGACGGCGAAGTGGTCGACACGTGGCGCGAGAACTACCCCTACGAGGAGCGCCTGGACCGCGCCGACTACGAGCGCGAGAAGCGGCTCCTGCAGATAGAGCTCCTCAAGCTGCAGAACTGGATCAAGGCGAACGACCAGCGACTGGTGATCCTTTTCGAGGGGCGGGACGCGGCGGGCAAGGGCGGCACGATCAAGCGCTTCATGGAGCACCTCAATCCGCGCGGTGCCAGGGTGGTGGCGCTGGAGAAGCCCAGCGAGCGCGAGCAGACCCAGTGGTACTTCCAGCGCTACGTCGCCCACCTGCCGGCGGCCCGCGAGATGGTGTTGTTCGACCGGTCCTGGTACAACCGGGCCGGGGTCGAGCGGGTCATGGGCTACTGCACCCGCGCCGAATATCTCGAGTTCATGCGGGAGACGCCGGAGCTCGAGCGGATGCTGGTGCGGTCGGGGATCAACCTCGTCAAGTTCTGGTTCTCGGTCACGCGGCACGAACAGCGCACCCGGTTCCTGATCCGGCAGGTCGACCCGGTGCGCCAGTGGAAGCTCTCGCCGACCGACCTCGCCTCGCTCGACAAGTGGGACGACTACACGGAGGCGAAGGAGGCGATGTTCTTCTACACGCACACCGCCGACGCGCCCTGGACGATGATCAAGAGCAACGACAAGAAGCGGGCCCGGCTGGCGGCGATGCGGTACGTGCTGAAGAAGTTCGACTACGACAACAAGGACGAGGAGATCGTCAACACGCCGGACCCGCTGATCGTCGGCTCGGCCAGCGAGCTGTTCGAGGACGGCGAGCCGCCGGCCAAGGCGTTCACCGGCTTCTAG
- a CDS encoding alkaline phosphatase D family protein — protein sequence MTRLSRRIFVLGGLATVGTTIVPLSGALAAPPYPFKLGVASGEPAADSVVLWTRLAPTPLNADGQGGMPNADVVVDWQVSTTDRFTSLVAQGTVTARYADAHSVHVVAGGLAADADYYYRFRAQGHISPVGRTRTAPATSTVGRDFTMAFASCAHYESGYYTAYRRLAEDRPDLVLHLGDYIYEGGVGSGVRQHVGAEIVSLADYRRRYALYKSDPDLQAAHQAAPWLAVPDDHEVENNYAGTVRENNTPVLTAAQWTARRTAAYQAYYENMPLRPTSAPSGNSIPLYRRVRWGQLATFHMLDTRQFRDDQACGDGSKVCADADLASRSITGATQEAWLLDGLGQRLGTWDIIGQQVFFARQFTASGAASMDAWDGYRASRARIQTGWQQRAVRNPVVLTGDVHRAWANDLKADYANPSSATIGTELVCTSISSTGNGTGDTAVPNVATNPHLRFYQDRRGYTRTTITRAQIRADFRAVASVTEHGAPVTTSRSFAIEDGRPGLQAL from the coding sequence ATGACGAGGCTCAGCCGACGCATCTTCGTCCTCGGTGGACTGGCCACTGTGGGCACGACGATCGTCCCCCTCTCGGGCGCCCTGGCCGCGCCCCCGTACCCCTTCAAGCTCGGTGTCGCCAGCGGCGAACCCGCCGCCGACAGCGTCGTCCTGTGGACCCGCCTGGCGCCCACCCCGCTCAACGCCGACGGCCAGGGCGGCATGCCCAACGCCGACGTGGTGGTGGACTGGCAGGTGTCCACAACGGACAGGTTCACGTCGCTCGTCGCGCAGGGCACCGTCACCGCCCGCTACGCCGACGCGCATTCCGTGCACGTGGTGGCGGGCGGCCTCGCCGCGGACGCCGATTACTACTACCGGTTCCGGGCGCAGGGCCACATCTCGCCGGTCGGCCGCACCCGCACGGCCCCGGCCACCAGCACCGTCGGCCGCGACTTCACGATGGCGTTCGCCTCCTGCGCGCACTACGAGAGCGGCTACTACACCGCCTACCGGCGGCTGGCCGAGGACCGGCCCGACCTCGTGCTGCACCTCGGCGACTACATCTACGAGGGCGGCGTCGGCAGCGGTGTGCGGCAGCACGTCGGCGCCGAGATCGTGAGCCTGGCCGACTACCGCCGCCGGTACGCGCTCTACAAGTCGGACCCGGACCTGCAGGCCGCGCACCAGGCGGCCCCGTGGCTGGCCGTGCCCGACGACCACGAGGTGGAGAACAACTACGCCGGCACGGTGCGGGAGAACAACACCCCGGTGCTGACCGCGGCCCAGTGGACCGCCCGGCGCACGGCCGCCTACCAGGCGTACTACGAGAACATGCCCCTGCGCCCGACCAGCGCGCCCAGCGGCAACAGCATCCCGCTCTACCGCCGGGTCCGCTGGGGCCAGCTGGCCACCTTCCACATGCTCGACACCCGGCAGTTCCGCGACGACCAGGCCTGTGGCGACGGCAGCAAGGTGTGCGCCGACGCCGACCTGGCCAGCCGCAGCATCACCGGCGCGACCCAGGAGGCCTGGCTGCTCGACGGGCTCGGCCAGCGGCTCGGCACCTGGGACATCATCGGCCAGCAGGTCTTCTTCGCCCGCCAGTTCACCGCCTCGGGCGCGGCCAGCATGGACGCGTGGGACGGCTACCGAGCCTCGCGGGCCAGGATCCAGACCGGCTGGCAGCAGCGCGCCGTGCGCAACCCCGTGGTGCTCACCGGCGACGTGCACCGGGCGTGGGCCAACGACCTCAAGGCCGACTACGCCAACCCGAGCTCGGCGACGATCGGCACCGAGCTGGTCTGCACCTCGATCTCGTCGACCGGCAACGGCACGGGCGACACCGCGGTCCCCAACGTGGCGACCAACCCGCACCTGCGCTTCTACCAGGACCGCCGCGGCTACACCCGCACGACCATCACCCGGGCGCAGATCCGCGCCGACTTCCGCGCGGTCGCGAGTGTCACCGAGCACGGGGCGCCGGTCACCACGTCCCGTTCGTTCGCCATCGAAGACGGCCGCCCCGGCCTGCAGGCCCTCTAG
- a CDS encoding alpha/beta hydrolase — translation MPYVTVGQENTEPIQIYYEDHGSGPPVVLIHGYPLSGQSWEKIVPPLKEEHRIVTYDRRGFGKSSQPGSGYDYDTFTSDFNILMETLDIRDAVLIGHSMGTGEITRYLGQYGSDRVRRAVMLSPLAPFLLKTDDNPEGVDGAVFEGAKETAAKDRPLWIKQFFDLFFNVEDTMGDRVSQEAWNAHWNVGITASPTATYACVDSWLTDFREDVGQIDVPLLAVQGTADKVLPFESTGKRLPPLVKDLKLVPLEGAPHSIPWTHADECNAAIKDFMDE, via the coding sequence ATGCCGTACGTGACCGTGGGTCAGGAGAACACCGAGCCGATCCAGATCTACTACGAGGACCACGGCTCGGGCCCGCCGGTCGTGCTCATCCACGGCTACCCGCTCAGTGGACAGTCCTGGGAGAAGATCGTCCCGCCGCTGAAGGAGGAGCACCGGATCGTCACGTACGACCGGCGCGGGTTCGGCAAGTCGTCGCAGCCCGGCAGCGGCTACGACTACGACACGTTCACCTCGGACTTCAACATCCTGATGGAGACGCTGGACATCCGGGACGCCGTGCTGATCGGCCACTCGATGGGCACCGGCGAGATCACCCGCTACCTGGGCCAGTACGGCTCGGACCGGGTGCGGCGGGCCGTCATGCTCAGCCCGCTGGCGCCGTTCCTGCTCAAGACGGACGACAACCCCGAGGGTGTCGACGGTGCGGTCTTCGAAGGCGCCAAGGAGACCGCCGCGAAGGATCGGCCGCTCTGGATCAAGCAGTTCTTCGACCTGTTCTTCAACGTCGAGGACACCATGGGCGACCGGGTGTCCCAGGAGGCCTGGAACGCGCACTGGAACGTCGGGATCACCGCGTCGCCCACCGCGACCTACGCGTGCGTGGACTCGTGGCTGACCGACTTCCGCGAGGACGTGGGCCAGATCGACGTGCCGCTGCTCGCGGTCCAGGGCACCGCCGACAAGGTGCTGCCGTTCGAGTCGACCGGCAAGCGGCTCCCGCCGTTGGTCAAGGACCTCAAGCTGGTCCCGCTGGAGGGCGCGCCGCACAGCATCCCGTGGACCCACGCCGACGAGTGCAACGCCGCGATCAAGGACTTCATGGACGAATAA
- a CDS encoding low temperature requirement protein A, whose amino-acid sequence MAEPATPTAREERHASWLELFFDLVVVVAVAQLAHLLEGSPGLVDAGLFVVLFYAVWSVWTSFTLYANVAATKTRTRAMLVAMFGIAVMAAAIPEADGDRGRAFAIAYVLCRWLGMLSWRRTGQMLFSWPAAQAGAGFVPWIASIWVPPPARYWLWTAGVVLDVILSAVQGSRGQQMLERMRTSTARRSRAPQILPARLDPAHFGERLGLFVIIVLGEAVAQVVLAASEVDWTRPLFVAALAGFGLLVCLWWLTLEYGALAVPRFGAQRIEAWLALPAHFAMTMAITSVAAGLGMLAEDPAEPLGLAARWVLCGGLALYFLTTTVVGALAGAPRAWLLGRALPATVAASLLGAFGGPLEARWLALILVGVALWQVRYARRHPADAG is encoded by the coding sequence ATGGCGGAGCCGGCGACGCCGACCGCCCGGGAGGAACGGCACGCGTCGTGGCTGGAGCTGTTCTTCGACCTCGTCGTGGTCGTGGCGGTGGCCCAGCTCGCGCACCTCCTCGAGGGCTCGCCGGGGCTGGTCGACGCCGGCCTGTTCGTGGTGCTCTTCTACGCCGTCTGGAGCGTGTGGACGAGCTTCACGCTGTACGCGAACGTGGCCGCCACGAAGACGCGTACCCGGGCGATGCTGGTGGCGATGTTCGGTATCGCCGTGATGGCGGCCGCGATCCCCGAGGCCGACGGCGACCGGGGCCGGGCGTTCGCCATCGCCTATGTGCTCTGCCGCTGGCTGGGCATGCTGAGCTGGCGGCGGACCGGCCAGATGCTGTTCTCGTGGCCGGCGGCCCAGGCCGGCGCCGGCTTCGTGCCGTGGATCGCGTCGATCTGGGTGCCGCCGCCGGCCCGCTACTGGCTCTGGACCGCGGGCGTCGTGCTCGACGTGATCCTGTCGGCGGTGCAGGGCAGCCGCGGCCAGCAGATGCTGGAGCGGATGCGCACCTCGACCGCGCGCCGCTCGCGGGCGCCGCAGATCCTCCCGGCGCGACTGGACCCGGCGCACTTCGGCGAGCGCCTCGGCCTGTTCGTCATCATCGTGCTCGGCGAAGCGGTGGCCCAGGTCGTGCTGGCGGCGTCCGAGGTGGACTGGACCAGGCCGCTGTTCGTCGCGGCCCTCGCGGGCTTCGGCCTGCTGGTCTGCTTGTGGTGGCTGACGCTGGAGTACGGCGCCCTGGCGGTGCCCCGGTTCGGCGCGCAGCGGATCGAGGCGTGGCTCGCCCTGCCGGCCCACTTCGCGATGACGATGGCCATCACCAGCGTCGCCGCCGGCCTCGGCATGCTGGCCGAGGACCCGGCCGAACCGCTCGGCCTCGCCGCCCGCTGGGTCCTCTGTGGTGGCCTGGCCCTCTATTTCCTGACCACGACGGTGGTCGGCGCGCTCGCGGGCGCTCCCCGGGCGTGGCTGCTGGGCCGCGCCCTGCCGGCCACGGTCGCCGCGTCCCTGCTCGGCGCGTTCGGCGGCCCGCTGGAGGCGCGCTGGCTCGCGCTGATCCTGGTCGGGGTCGCGCTCTGGCAGGTCCGCTACGCCCGCCGCCACCCCGCCGACGCCGGTTGA
- a CDS encoding MEDS domain-containing protein, with amino-acid sequence MRAAGAPVARPPAAGRHLGWAYADRAGFLAAAAEFLAEGRAAGERLWLVGDDLPAVDGVVPMPIHELYPPGTVVDPAGQVETYAAATEAALADGYAGLRVVADATPLVRTAAQLEAFASYEHQVDRYMADHPFSAMCGYDRRLLDRAAVADLACMHARHNVVEVAFRLHGAPGTGDVALSGELDVTGSAILARALDRAAPPVVDGELVVDASSLDFVDHRSLLQLAGYARDRGATAVLRTPLPAAARLVGLLRVPGIRVEAA; translated from the coding sequence ATGCGCGCGGCTGGTGCTCCGGTCGCCCGGCCACCGGCGGCCGGGCGCCATCTGGGCTGGGCATATGCCGACCGCGCGGGCTTCCTCGCCGCCGCGGCGGAGTTCCTGGCCGAGGGTCGGGCCGCGGGCGAACGGCTCTGGCTGGTCGGAGATGATCTGCCGGCGGTCGACGGCGTGGTGCCCATGCCGATCCACGAGCTCTATCCGCCCGGCACGGTCGTCGACCCCGCCGGCCAGGTCGAGACCTACGCGGCTGCCACCGAGGCCGCCCTGGCCGACGGCTACGCGGGTCTCCGGGTGGTCGCCGACGCGACGCCGTTGGTCCGGACCGCCGCACAACTCGAGGCTTTTGCCAGTTATGAGCACCAGGTAGACCGCTATATGGCAGATCACCCCTTCTCCGCGATGTGCGGCTATGACCGGCGGCTGCTCGACCGGGCCGCGGTGGCGGATCTCGCCTGCATGCACGCCCGGCACAACGTCGTCGAGGTGGCGTTCCGCCTGCACGGTGCGCCAGGGACCGGCGACGTCGCGCTGTCCGGCGAACTCGACGTCACCGGCTCGGCCATCCTGGCGCGGGCGCTCGATCGGGCCGCCCCGCCGGTCGTCGACGGCGAGCTGGTCGTCGACGCGTCGTCCCTCGACTTCGTCGACCACCGGTCTCTGCTCCAACTCGCCGGCTACGCCCGCGACCGCGGCGCGACGGCGGTGCTGCGGACGCCCCTGCCGGCTGCGGCCCGGCTGGTCGGCCTGCTCCGTGTCCCCGGGATCCGGGTCGAGGCGGCCTGA
- a CDS encoding SDR family oxidoreductase, whose translation MRIDLSEKTALVTGSSSGIGLAIAAGLAGAGARVVLTGRDEGRVSAAVDSLRSSGAQASGVAVDLAGDAGALLEAEPDVDILVNNLGVYAAQPALEIPDDEWRRYFETNVLAAVRLTRHYLPGMMERGWGRVQYIASDSAVVTPAEMIHYGMTKTALLGVSRGFAKTAAGSGVTVNTVIAGPTHTGGVEDFVYQLVPKDLPWDEAQRQFMREHRPQSLIQRLIEPDEIANMVVYLSSAQASATTGGALRVDGGYVDAILP comes from the coding sequence ATGCGGATCGACCTGTCGGAGAAGACCGCCCTGGTGACCGGTTCGTCCTCGGGCATCGGCCTCGCGATCGCCGCCGGGCTGGCCGGCGCCGGCGCGCGGGTCGTGCTCACGGGTCGCGACGAGGGCCGTGTCTCGGCCGCCGTCGACTCGCTGCGTTCGTCGGGTGCGCAAGCCAGTGGGGTCGCGGTGGACCTCGCCGGGGACGCCGGGGCGCTGCTCGAGGCCGAGCCCGACGTCGACATCCTGGTCAACAACCTCGGGGTGTACGCGGCCCAGCCCGCCCTGGAGATCCCCGACGACGAGTGGCGGCGCTACTTCGAGACCAATGTGCTGGCCGCCGTCCGGCTCACCCGGCACTACCTGCCCGGGATGATGGAGCGGGGCTGGGGCCGGGTGCAGTACATCGCCAGCGACTCCGCCGTCGTCACGCCGGCCGAGATGATCCACTACGGCATGACCAAGACCGCGCTGCTCGGCGTGTCCCGCGGCTTCGCCAAGACCGCGGCCGGCAGTGGCGTCACCGTCAACACGGTGATCGCCGGGCCGACGCACACCGGCGGCGTCGAGGACTTCGTCTACCAGCTGGTCCCGAAGGACCTGCCGTGGGACGAGGCGCAGCGGCAGTTCATGCGCGAGCACCGGCCGCAGTCCCTGATCCAGCGGCTCATCGAGCCCGACGAGATCGCCAACATGGTGGTCTACCTGAGCTCGGCCCAGGCTTCGGCGACGACCGGCGGCGCGCTGCGCGTCGACGGCGGCTACGTCGACGCGATCCTGCCCTGA
- a CDS encoding Dyp-type peroxidase yields MIEPQAVLAPLSRAALVLVVTVHEGDEAAARTRKLCGDLSGLVRSVGFRDLDAQLSCVVGFGAAVWGRLFDSPAPARLHALPRIRGEKHEAPSTPGDVVFHIRAGRPDLCFELATQILTRLAGIVTPVDEAQGFRFFDFRDLLGFVDGTENPTGDASAKAALIGADDPDFAGGSYLVVQKYLHDLDAWNALPVEQQNRVIGRDKLSNVELPDDAIPSSAHRLLTTITDADGDEVKIMRDNMPFGSPAKGEFGTYFVGYAASPTVLEQMLRNMFIGNPTGNYDRILDFSRAVTGNLFFVPSLTLLDTLGGD; encoded by the coding sequence ATGATCGAACCACAGGCGGTGCTCGCGCCGCTCAGTCGGGCCGCGCTCGTGCTGGTCGTCACCGTCCACGAGGGCGACGAGGCGGCCGCGCGTACCCGGAAGCTGTGCGGCGACCTGTCCGGTCTCGTGCGCTCGGTGGGCTTCCGCGACCTCGACGCGCAGCTGTCCTGCGTGGTCGGGTTCGGCGCGGCCGTCTGGGGCCGGCTGTTCGACAGCCCGGCGCCGGCCCGCCTGCACGCCCTGCCGCGCATCCGGGGCGAGAAGCACGAGGCGCCCTCGACACCGGGCGACGTCGTGTTCCACATCCGGGCCGGCCGGCCCGACCTGTGCTTCGAGCTCGCCACGCAGATCCTGACCCGGCTGGCCGGCATCGTGACGCCGGTCGACGAGGCGCAGGGCTTCCGCTTCTTCGACTTCCGCGACCTGCTCGGCTTCGTCGACGGCACCGAGAACCCGACCGGCGACGCCTCGGCGAAGGCCGCACTGATCGGCGCGGACGACCCGGACTTCGCCGGCGGCAGCTACCTGGTGGTGCAGAAGTACCTGCACGACCTGGACGCGTGGAACGCGCTGCCGGTCGAGCAGCAGAACCGCGTCATCGGTCGCGACAAACTGTCCAACGTGGAGCTTCCCGACGACGCGATCCCGTCGTCGGCGCACCGCCTGCTGACGACGATCACCGACGCCGACGGCGACGAGGTCAAGATCATGCGGGACAACATGCCGTTCGGCAGCCCGGCCAAGGGGGAGTTCGGCACCTACTTCGTCGGGTACGCCGCCAGCCCAACCGTGCTGGAGCAGATGCTGCGCAACATGTTCATCGGCAACCCCACGGGCAACTACGACCGCATCCTCGACTTCTCCCGCGCCGTCACCGGCAACCTGTTCTTCGTGCCGTCCCTGACGCTCCTGGACACGCTCGGCGGCGACTGA
- the gap gene encoding type I glyceraldehyde-3-phosphate dehydrogenase, producing MMVRIGINGFGRIGRSYLRAALASNADVEVVAVNDLTDARTLATLLEWDSVSGHLDGVAVDGDAIVVAGRRMRVFAQSDPAAIPWGDVGADVVIESTGHFTDGVAAAAHLKGGARKVVVSAPAKGDVPTFVLGVNDDTLDPDSHDVFSNGSCTTNSLAPLAKVLNDAFGIESGLMTTIHAYTGDQRLHDAPHSDLRRARAAAVSTIPTSSGAAKAIGKVIPELDGRLTGAALRVPVPVGSITDLTVVLRRAADVEEVNAAFRAAAAAPRLRRYLQYSEAPLVSADIVGNPYSSVFDAPLTEAVGNQVKVFGWYDNEWGFANRLVEFSERIGGGGSA from the coding sequence GTGATGGTTCGCATCGGCATCAACGGGTTCGGGCGGATCGGCCGCAGCTACCTGCGCGCCGCCCTGGCGAGCAACGCCGACGTCGAGGTGGTCGCGGTCAACGACCTCACCGACGCCCGCACGCTGGCCACCCTGCTGGAGTGGGACTCCGTCTCCGGCCACCTCGACGGCGTGGCCGTCGACGGCGACGCGATCGTCGTGGCGGGCCGGCGCATGCGGGTCTTCGCGCAGTCCGACCCGGCCGCCATCCCGTGGGGCGACGTCGGCGCCGACGTGGTGATCGAGTCCACCGGCCACTTCACCGACGGCGTCGCGGCCGCGGCCCATCTCAAGGGCGGCGCGCGCAAGGTCGTCGTCTCGGCGCCGGCCAAGGGCGACGTCCCCACGTTCGTCCTCGGGGTCAACGACGACACGCTCGACCCGGACAGCCACGACGTGTTCTCCAACGGGTCGTGCACCACCAACTCGCTGGCGCCGCTGGCCAAGGTCCTCAACGACGCCTTCGGCATCGAGTCGGGCCTGATGACGACGATCCACGCCTACACGGGCGACCAGCGGCTGCACGACGCACCGCACTCCGACCTGCGCCGCGCCCGGGCGGCCGCGGTCTCGACGATCCCCACGTCGTCGGGGGCGGCGAAGGCGATCGGCAAGGTCATCCCGGAGCTCGACGGGCGGCTCACCGGCGCCGCGCTGCGCGTACCCGTCCCGGTGGGCTCGATCACGGACCTCACCGTGGTGCTGCGGCGCGCCGCCGACGTCGAGGAGGTCAACGCGGCGTTCCGTGCAGCGGCCGCCGCGCCGCGGCTGCGGCGCTACCTGCAATATTCCGAGGCGCCGCTGGTTTCCGCGGACATCGTCGGCAACCCCTACTCGTCGGTCTTCGACGCGCCGCTGACCGAGGCCGTCGGCAACCAGGTCAAGGTGTTCGGCTGGTACGACAACGAGTGGGGCTTCGCCAACCGGCTCGTCGAGTTCAGCGAGCGGATCGGCGGCGGCGGCTCGGCCTAG